A region from the Triticum aestivum cultivar Chinese Spring chromosome 3D, IWGSC CS RefSeq v2.1, whole genome shotgun sequence genome encodes:
- the LOC123074109 gene encoding uncharacterized protein: MEQWRNTAAEASARSFTYINGTNAVVEAINGASQQYRLAAEDCRRFRPGVHPLPNAGQGASAGGLIIDLAIGRIKRISRFHAVLGIVFSLCAAHMGLQANAPWWWDRWQLHHADPARHAETALQCLHSAKSHGHAALGVFHVMLRPPSPRAVAHAWAPAAEQLLRRAMDDLAMAEAAVERMRPAIVAQYSDAWMLLHG; encoded by the coding sequence ATGGAGCAGTGGAGGAACACGGCGGCCGAGGCGTCGGCTCGCAGCTTCACCTACATCAACGGGACGAATGCAGTAGTCGAGGCCATCAATGGCGCCAGCCAGCAGTACCGCCTGGCCGCCGAGGACTGCCGCAGATTCCGCCCGGGCGTGCATCCCCTGCCCAACGCTGGCCAGGGCGCTTCAGCAGGCGGCCTCATCATCGACCTCGCCATCGGCCGGATTAAGCGCATCAGCAGGTTCCACGCCGTACTGGGCATCGTCTTCTCCCTCTGCGCTGCGCACATGGGGCTCCAAGCCAACGCGCCGTGGTGGTGGGACAGGTGGCAACTCCACCACGCCGACCCTGCCCGCCACGCGGAGACGGCGCTGCAGTGCCTACACTCCGCCAAGTCGCACGGCCATGCGGCCCTCGGCGTCTTCCACGTCATGCTCAGGCCGCCATCGCCGCGAGCAGTCGCCCACGCCTGGGCACCCGCGGCGGAGCAGCTCCTGCGCCGCGCGATGGACGATCTGGCCATGGCGGAGGCCGCGGTGGAGCGGATGCGACCGGCCATTGTGGCCCAGTACTCCGACGCATGGATGCTTCTGCATGGCTGA
- the LOC123074111 gene encoding uncharacterized protein translates to MEQWRNTAAEASARSFTYINGTNAVVEAINGASQQYRLAAEDCRRFRPGVHPLPNAGQGASAGGLIIDLAIGRIKRISRFHAVLGIVFSLCAAHMGLQANAPWWWDRWQLHHADPARHAETALQCLHSAKSHGHAALGVFHVMLRPPSPRAVAHAWAPAAEQLLRRAMDDLAMAEAAVERMRPAIVAQYSDAWMLLHG, encoded by the exons ATGGAGCAGTGGAGGAACACGGCGGCCGAGGCGTCGGCTCGCAGCTTCACCTACATCAACGGGACGAATGCAGTAGTCGAGGCCATCAATGGCGCCAGCCAGCAGTACCGCCTGGCCGCCGAGGACTGCCGCAGATTCCGCCCGGGCGTGCATCCCCTGCCCAACGCTGGCCAGGGCGCTTCAGCAGGCGGCCTCATCATCGACCTCGCCATCGGCCGGATTAAGCGCATCAGCAGGTTCCACGCCGTACTGGGCATCGTCTTCTCCCTCTGCGCTGCGCACATGGGGCTCCAAGCCAACGCGCCGTGGTGGTGGGACAGGTGGCAACTCCACCA CGCCGACCCTGCCCGCCACGCGGAGACGGCGCTGCAGTGCCTACACTCCGCCAAGTCGCACGGCCATGCGGCCCTCGGCGTCTTCCACGTCATGCTCAGGCCGCCATCGCCGCGAGCAGTCGCCCACGCCTGGGCACCCGCGGCGGAGCAGCTCCTGCGCCGCGCGATGGACGATCTGGCCATGGCGGAGGCCGCGGTGGAGCGGATGCGACCGGCCATTGTGGCCCAGTACTCCGACGCATGGATGCTTCTGCATGGCTGA